One segment of Channa argus isolate prfri chromosome 17, Channa argus male v1.0, whole genome shotgun sequence DNA contains the following:
- the epb41l2 gene encoding band 4.1-like protein 2 isoform X9, which translates to MTTEAGSETEVKEKAEESAAQSDKSEKAKEETQEVANAEGEEKENEKAKEGKGISRYLPTWIKKQKSQSQTSPTKEVPPAEEAVSKVTQEEQGPAPEVNGHTEEVEEEEAVRSEQVKEKEAESHSNASADTEPAKEEKVEKTAEKVSEETKETKDDKGAEEQKKKEAESEAEGEEEGQTSIFQSPLSLTRKPKMKLVVCHVTLLDGTDFTCEVEKRAKGQFLFFKVCEHLNLLEKDYFGLTYKDSHEQKCWLDPTKEIKRQIRSNNWQFAFNVKFYPPEPSLLTEDITRYLLCLQLREDVASGRLPCSFVTHALLGSYTLQAEMGDYDLDQPRPLNYISQLTFAPNQNKEMEEKILELHKSHRGMTPAQADTQFLENAKKLSMYGVDLHHAKDSDGVDIMLGVCANGLLVYKDRLRINRFAWPKILKISYKRTNFYIKIRPGETEQFESTVGFKLEKHRFAKKLWKVCVENHSFFRLSAPEPPTKARFLTLGSKFRYSGRTQAQSRQASSLIDRPAPKFERTSSKRISRSLDGAPMISTTEAGRETAENGREPRLELHSDSKSIFMFPLSFSSSSSLSSIPPSLDSISELDHGLSDISEDDDLIDDSSASPWTPPSYDSIMSDEQLADLEHLTQNPQTYYPTTSSQTDAPELFGAEESCRAETAAPAGVPNLKSWFSLRSVVKYFFFSLCFLSMLNRNGNRCLPIRILAKLTKKFSIFTLSLIKLMSKSADKVNIFTILAPSYIASNMGASRLWQIPNGLALMWSKLMAFISGCLPPKLISLAPAIPRHTTLPHLPSIFSFTFYTVFPSFFRFYFPSLPFFSYVILCSTHLSFSCSYLSSSFHHYLLNQSPFLLPCLLVLFLLVVMLTASQSLVLALILATPLGLTLCYLENVVSRKRRAVLPRFVPETQNDQPKDHLIAGFIKQAHTPPRIRHHTSATWIQEMCDPAA; encoded by the exons atgacaacagaagCAGGCTCTGAGACAGAGGTGAAGGAGAAAGCTGAGGAGTCAGCTGCTCAGTCAGACAAATCAGAAAAGGCAAAAGAGGAAACCCAGGAAGTGGCAAACgcagagggagaggaaaaagaaaacgaGAAGGCGAAAGAGGGAAAAGGAATATCTCGATACCTGCCAACATGGATTAAGAAGCAAAAATCTCAAAGCCAG ACCTCCCCAACCAAGGAGGTCCCACCAGCAGAGGAAGCCGTTAGCAAGGTGACACAGGAAGAGCAAGGGCCTGCCCCAGAAGTAAATGGTCACACAGAGGAAGtggaagaggaagaggcagTAAGGTCCGAACAAGTAAAGGAAAAAGAGGCAGAATCTCATTCCAACGCCAGTGCTGACACTGAG CCTGCCAAGGAAGAGAAGGTGGAAAAGACTGCTGAGAAAGTTTCAGAAGAAACCAAGGAGACAAAAGACGACAAAGGAGcagaggaacagaaaaaaaaggaggcagAGTCAGAAgctgaaggagaagaagaaggccAGACATCCATTTTTCAGTCTCCTCTTAGCCTGACAAGGAAGCCCAAGATGAAGCTGGTAGTGTGTCATGTTACCCTCCTGGATGGGACTGACTTCACCTGTGAGGTGGAG AAACGTGCTAAGGGTCAGTTCCTATTTTTTAAGGTTTGTGAGCACCTTAATCTTCTGGAAAAAGACTACTTTGGTCTGACATACAAGGATAGCCATGAACAGAAG TGTTGGTTGGATCCCACTAAAGAAATTAAGAGACAGATACGCA GTAACAACTGGCAGTTTGCATTCAACGTCAAGTTCTACCCTCCTGAACCCTCACTGCTTACTGAAGACATTACCAg GTACCTGTTGTGTCTGCAGCTTCGTGAAGATGTTGCTTCTGGTCGACTGCCTTGCTCATTTGTCACTCATGCGCTCCTGGGATCATACACATTGCAG GCGGAAATGGGTGACTATGATCTGGACCAACCTCGACCTTTGAACTACATCAGTCAGCTGACCTTTGCACCCAATCAGAacaaagagatggaggagaaaatACTTGAACTCCACAAGTCACACAG ggGAATGACACCAGCACAGGCTGACACCCAGTTTCTAGAAAATGCCAAGAAACTGTCCATGTATGGGGTGGATCTGCATCATGCTAAG GATTCTGATGGTGTGGACATCATGTTAGGTGTGTGCGCCAACGGGCTTCTAGTTTACAAAGACAGACTTCGGATAAATCGCTTTGCTTGGCCCAAAATACTCAAGATTTCATATAAGAGAACCAACTTCTACATTAAGATCAGACCAGGAGAG ACAGAGCAGTTTGAGAGCACAGTGGGATTCAAACTCGAGAAACATCGATTTGCCAAGAAGCTGTGGAAGGTCTGTGTGGAGAATCACAGTTTCTTCAG GTTAAGTGCACCAGAGCCTCCTACCAAGGCTCGTTTCTTGACTCTGGGCTCTAAGTTTCGTTACAGCGGGCGTACTCAGGCCCAGAGCCGCCAGGCCAGCTCCCTCATAGATCGGCCTGCACCCAAATTTGAACGCACCTCATCAAAACGTATTAGCCGCAGTCTGGATGGAG CACCAATGATCAGCACAACTGAGGCTGGCAGGGAGACAGCTGAGAATGGACGGGAGCCCCGTCTGGAGCTCCATTCTGACTCTAAG TCAATCTTTAtgtttcctctctccttctcttcatcatcctcactTTCCTCCATCCCCCCTTCCCTTGACTCCATCTCTGAGCTCGACCATGGGCTGTCAGACATCTCTGAAGATGACGACCTTATTGATGACTCATCTGCCTCACCGTGGACCCCTCCCTCATATGACTCCATCATGTCTGATGAACAGTTGGCTGATCTTGAACATCTCACACAAAACCCTCAAACATATTACCCAACCACAAGTTCCCAAACAGACGCTCCAGAGCTTTTTGGAGCAGAGGAAAGCTGCCGGGCTGAAACTGCAGCACCAGCTGGAGTACCAAATTTGAAGAGCTGGTTCTCCCTGAGGAGTgtggttaaatatttttttttcagcctgtGTTTTCTGTCCATGTTAAACAGGAATGGAAACAGGTGCCTGCCCATAAGGATATTAGCTAAGCTAACAAaaaaatttagcatttttactcTCAGTTTGATCAAGCTAATGTCCAAGTCAGCAGATAAAGTGAACATTTTTACCATCCTTGCTCCCAGCTATATAGCTTCCAACATGGGTGCATCCAGGCTATGGCAGATTCCTAATGGTTTGGCATTAATGTGGTCGAAGTTAATGGCATTTATAAGTGGTTGTTTGCCTCCTAAACTCATTAGCTTGGCCCCTGCTATTCCTCGGCACACAACACTGCCACATTTGCCctcaattttttcttttaccttttacaCAGTTTTCCCTTCCTTCTTTCGCTTTTATTTTCCCTCATTGCCCTTTTTCTCGTATGTAATTCTTTGCTCGACCCACTTGTCTTTTTCTTGCTCTTACCTCAGCTCGTCTTTTCACCATTACCTCCTAAATCAATCTCCCTTTCTCCTTCCTTGTCTGCTAGTCCTTTTCCTATTGGTTGTGATGCTGACAGCGAGCCAGTCTTTGGTCTTAGCTCTGATTTTAGCCACACCCCTGGGCCTTACATTGTGTTACCTAGAGAACGTGGTCTCTCGTAAGCGAAGGGCAGTTTTGCCACGGTTTGTCcctgaaacacaaaatgatcaGCCCAAGGACCATTTAATCGCTGGTTTTATcaagcaagcacacacacctcctcGCATCAGGCACCACACAAGTGCTACCTGGATACAAGAAATGTGCGATCCtgctgcataa